From a region of the Thiorhodovibrio winogradskyi genome:
- a CDS encoding flagellar basal body-associated FliL family protein, with protein sequence MAKNPAKKTEAEAQGGSNKGKLIVIILVALILLGGGGAAAWFFLLSGGEDEAPVEEELGPSPLIYFRLAKPITATLSPDEPANHLRVNVVLASRNQTVIDALELHTPIIRNDLLALFANQTFAELNTPEGKESLREQVHETVTAILVRTGAPAGIEHVFFDEIVMQ encoded by the coding sequence ATGGCCAAAAATCCGGCAAAGAAGACTGAGGCAGAGGCCCAGGGTGGCAGTAACAAGGGTAAGCTGATTGTCATTATTCTTGTGGCGTTGATCTTGCTTGGCGGAGGTGGGGCCGCGGCTTGGTTTTTTTTGCTAAGTGGCGGCGAGGACGAAGCACCTGTGGAAGAGGAACTCGGTCCATCGCCGCTCATCTATTTCCGTCTGGCCAAGCCGATCACAGCGACCTTGAGCCCCGATGAACCGGCCAACCACCTTCGGGTCAATGTGGTGCTGGCCAGTCGGAATCAGACCGTGATAGACGCCCTTGAGTTACACACGCCGATTATCCGCAATGACCTGCTTGCTCTTTTTGCCAATCAGACTTTCGCCGAACTCAATACGCCCGAGGGAAAAGAGTCCTTGCGCGAGCAGGTGCATGAAACCGTGACCGCGATCCTGGTTCGCACGGGCGCCCCGGCAGGGATAGAGCATGTGTTCTTCGATGAGATCGTCATGCAATAG
- a CDS encoding AI-2E family transporter codes for MSKDQINNLTIVLMTLGISALFLSMIHQFLMVIFLSGLFSALARPIYLRLDLWFGGRRHLASLVTLLAMVFIILIPLASLIGIVVAQAIDVSQSVTPWVKKLSEPGVFAAKISHLPFYDDLLPYRELLISKAGEAVSLASKLLVGGLSSLTLGTVNVIFMAFVMLYTMYFLQMDGDKLIERILYYLPLKSSDEHLMLDKFTSVTRATLKGTMLIGVLQGTLAGVAFAVAGIENAVFWGTVMAVLSVIPSVGSALVWIPAVIILMVQGQVLSGILLALFCGLIVGSLDNVLRPMLVGKDTKMHELMIFFGTLGGIMMFGITGIFIGPLIASLFITVWDMYGTTFRHLLPAVEWTPGMRPLGGHALTTHGNSETNALPDPDPAPDPDPDPDPDPDPHEPQRTPEPDADSDGTDPAQKPE; via the coding sequence ATGAGCAAAGACCAAATCAACAACCTGACCATCGTGCTGATGACTCTGGGTATCAGCGCACTGTTTCTGAGCATGATCCATCAATTCCTGATGGTCATCTTCCTGTCCGGACTGTTTAGTGCGCTGGCCCGGCCGATTTACCTGCGCCTGGATCTCTGGTTTGGCGGGCGCCGGCATCTGGCCTCCCTGGTCACCCTGCTGGCGATGGTGTTCATCATCCTGATCCCGCTCGCCAGCCTAATCGGCATCGTGGTGGCGCAGGCCATTGATGTCAGCCAATCGGTCACACCTTGGGTTAAGAAACTCAGCGAACCTGGGGTGTTCGCAGCCAAAATATCCCATCTGCCCTTCTATGATGACCTGCTACCCTACCGCGAGCTACTGATTTCCAAGGCCGGCGAGGCCGTCAGCCTGGCGAGCAAGCTGCTTGTCGGTGGACTGTCGTCACTGACGCTTGGCACGGTCAATGTCATTTTCATGGCCTTTGTGATGCTCTACACCATGTATTTTCTGCAGATGGACGGCGACAAGCTGATTGAGCGGATCCTCTACTACCTGCCACTCAAAAGCAGTGACGAGCATCTGATGCTCGATAAATTCACCTCGGTAACCCGCGCCACGCTGAAAGGCACCATGCTCATCGGCGTCCTGCAGGGCACTCTGGCCGGCGTCGCTTTTGCCGTGGCTGGCATTGAGAACGCCGTCTTCTGGGGCACCGTCATGGCGGTGCTTTCGGTCATTCCGAGTGTGGGCTCGGCGCTGGTGTGGATTCCGGCGGTCATCATTCTGATGGTGCAAGGACAGGTACTCAGTGGAATTTTACTGGCGCTTTTCTGCGGCCTGATCGTTGGCAGCCTAGATAATGTGCTACGTCCGATGCTGGTTGGCAAGGACACCAAGATGCACGAGTTGATGATTTTCTTCGGCACCCTAGGCGGCATCATGATGTTCGGTATCACCGGGATTTTCATCGGCCCACTGATTGCCTCGCTTTTCATCACCGTCTGGGACATGTACGGAACCACCTTCAGGCACCTGCTGCCGGCTGTGGAATGGACCCCAGGCATGCGTCCACTTGGCGGGCATGCACTCACAACCCATGGCAACAGCGAGACAAATGCGCTCCCGGACCCGGACCCGGCCCCGGACCCAGACCCAGACCCAGACCCAGACCCAGACCCACACGAACCGCAAAGGACACCAGAGCCTGATGCGGATTCGGACGGAACCGACCCGGCACAGAAACCTGAGTGA
- a CDS encoding HdeD family acid-resistance protein: MTTDNQAAPTGASLPLGLFGELEKNWGWLMAFGIFSILLGTVGLGMTFLLTEASLSFFAALLILGGVFQIVQAIKCHGWRGVLLHVLIALFYVIAGLLIVLNPVLTAITLTLTLGAVLIVVGIARVMLGIQMRPSTGWYWPLISGLISLLLGGLIIAEWPQSGFWVIGLFVAVELIFNGWSYLFIALSARAAGKARTA; this comes from the coding sequence ATGACGACTGACAATCAAGCCGCGCCAACAGGTGCCAGCCTTCCGCTTGGGCTCTTTGGCGAGCTCGAAAAGAACTGGGGTTGGCTGATGGCGTTCGGAATATTTTCTATCCTGCTTGGCACGGTCGGCCTTGGCATGACATTTCTGCTCACCGAGGCGAGCTTAAGCTTTTTTGCCGCTTTGCTGATTCTAGGTGGGGTGTTTCAGATCGTGCAGGCGATCAAGTGCCATGGCTGGCGAGGCGTCCTGCTGCATGTCCTCATTGCCTTGTTCTATGTCATCGCCGGCTTGTTGATTGTACTCAATCCCGTGCTCACGGCCATCACCCTGACCTTGACACTGGGTGCGGTTCTCATTGTGGTTGGTATTGCGCGTGTGATGCTTGGGATACAGATGCGCCCATCGACGGGTTGGTACTGGCCCTTGATTTCTGGCCTGATCTCGTTACTGCTTGGCGGTTTGATTATTGCCGAGTGGCCCCAGTCCGGGTTCTGGGTGATTGGTCTGTTCGTGGCTGTTGAGCTGATTTTTAACGGCTGGTCCTATCTATTTATTGCCCTGTCGGCGCGGGCCGCCGGGAAGGCGCGGACTGCCTGA
- the panC gene encoding pantoate--beta-alanine ligase, protein MQVVTEIDSIRAQVGQWRNAGLRIALVPTMGALHAGHLSLVDLARRTNDRVVVSLFVNPLQFGPNEDFDRYPRTFARDCEQLEAQGADALFAPPDAQMYPEGRDGQTRVHVPRLAEMLCGQSRPGFFDGVATVVTKLLNAVQPDVAIFGEKDFQQLVVIRRLVRDLNLPVEILAGPTVREPDGLAMSSRNAYLTTEERAIAPQLYQHLQKAAQALGQRAELAEVEAEGLASLNAAGLRVDYFSVLRAEDLAAPAPGDDKLVILAAAYLGHTRLIDNLRLERSP, encoded by the coding sequence ATGCAAGTCGTCACTGAAATCGATTCGATCCGTGCTCAGGTTGGCCAGTGGCGCAATGCTGGCTTACGCATTGCCTTGGTGCCTACCATGGGCGCTCTGCACGCTGGGCATCTGTCCTTGGTCGATTTGGCGCGGCGGACCAATGACAGGGTGGTTGTCAGTCTGTTTGTCAACCCCTTGCAGTTCGGTCCCAATGAGGATTTCGACCGCTATCCACGCACCTTCGCGCGCGATTGCGAGCAGCTCGAGGCACAAGGCGCGGATGCCCTGTTCGCGCCGCCCGATGCCCAGATGTATCCCGAGGGACGCGACGGCCAGACGCGCGTGCATGTGCCCAGGCTTGCGGAGATGCTCTGTGGTCAAAGCCGCCCTGGTTTTTTTGATGGCGTGGCGACAGTGGTGACCAAGCTGTTGAATGCAGTCCAGCCGGATGTGGCCATTTTTGGTGAAAAGGATTTTCAGCAACTGGTGGTGATCCGGCGTTTGGTCAGGGATCTTAACTTGCCAGTCGAGATTCTGGCCGGTCCCACGGTGCGCGAGCCCGATGGTTTGGCGATGAGTTCCCGCAACGCCTATCTCACGACCGAGGAACGTGCCATCGCGCCACAACTGTATCAGCACTTGCAAAAGGCGGCGCAGGCGCTAGGTCAGCGTGCCGAGTTGGCCGAGGTGGAAGCTGAAGGATTGGCCAGCTTGAACGCCGCTGGTTTGCGGGTGGATTATTTTAGCGTGCTGCGAGCGGAGGATCTGGCCGCGCCAGCACCGGGCGATGACAAGTTGGTGATTTTGGCGGCGGCTTATCTGGGCCACACGCGCTTAATCGATAATCTGCGTTTGGAGCGGAGCCCGTGA
- the panB gene encoding 3-methyl-2-oxobutanoate hydroxymethyltransferase — MDSISLTRLVRMKRERQRIACLTCYDATFARLLESAGVEVLLVGDSLGNVLQGHGSTLAVTLNDMVYHSACVARAISAPLLIADLPFLSYATPAQAIESARRLMGEGGARMVKLEGGSQLLDAVRRLSDFGVPVCAHLGLLPQSVHRLGGYRYQGRDAEAAERIRADALALEQAGATMLVLECVPALLAAELSQMLSLPVIGIGAGADCDGQVLVLHDMLGASVGQPRFSRDFLTGHSGGLRGAVAAYVAAVKAGSFPGSEEILF; from the coding sequence ATGGACAGCATCTCTCTAACACGACTCGTACGGATGAAACGCGAGCGCCAGCGCATCGCCTGCCTAACCTGCTATGACGCGACCTTTGCTCGCTTGCTGGAAAGTGCCGGCGTTGAGGTTTTGCTGGTCGGCGATTCCCTAGGCAATGTGCTGCAGGGGCATGGCAGCACCCTTGCCGTCACACTCAATGACATGGTCTATCACAGCGCCTGTGTGGCGCGCGCCATCTCGGCTCCGCTGCTGATAGCCGATCTGCCTTTTCTAAGCTACGCCACGCCGGCACAGGCGATTGAAAGCGCGCGCCGATTGATGGGGGAGGGCGGGGCGCGGATGGTCAAACTGGAGGGTGGCAGTCAGTTGCTTGATGCTGTCAGGCGGTTGAGCGATTTCGGTGTCCCGGTGTGCGCTCATCTGGGCCTTCTGCCTCAGTCCGTGCATCGCCTGGGCGGCTATCGCTATCAGGGGCGGGATGCCGAGGCGGCCGAGCGCATCCGTGCCGATGCCTTGGCCCTTGAGCAAGCAGGTGCCACTATGCTGGTATTGGAATGCGTGCCGGCGCTGCTGGCCGCTGAACTCAGTCAGATGCTCAGCCTGCCCGTGATCGGCATTGGTGCCGGTGCTGACTGCGATGGTCAGGTGTTGGTGCTGCACGACATGCTTGGTGCCAGCGTCGGGCAACCGCGTTTTAGTCGGGATTTTCTGACAGGGCATAGCGGTGGGTTGAGGGGCGCGGTCGCGGCCTATGTCGCGGCGGTCAAAGCTGGGTCTTTTCCAGGATCTGAAGAGATTCTTTTCTGA
- the pcnB gene encoding polynucleotide adenylyltransferase PcnB: MGVSLVSLSSFSSSAEPTPSIVPRPEHSISRANISANAVRVLNRLKQSGYQAYLVGGGVRDLLLGHEPKDFDVATDARPEDVRRVFRNCRLIGRRFRLAHVFFGAEIVEVATFRAANVDLGDEDARQIENGMILRDNVFGSIAEDALRRDFTVNALYYNIADFSLVDYVGGLADIADGRLRLIGDDPIARYREDPVRMLRAVRFACKLGFVIEPQCEAPLVELAPLLRDVPPARLFEEILKLFQAGFALPAFEKLRHYGLFAELFPETEDCLAMEEEDFPITFVNRGLDNTDRRVQEGKPIAPFFLFAVLLWEPVRRQYLQLLEAGHGWSEAMTLASGMIAGRQQGSVAIPKRFGLPMREIWALQPALERRQGKRPLALIGHPRFRAAYDFLLLRAESGEVDPELAAWWTQFQGVNPSERAAMTAERKSGRGSRRRRRRKAPAGQPATDPSDQAAPPA; this comes from the coding sequence ATTGGGGTATCTTTAGTTTCCTTGTCTTCCTTTTCTTCCTCGGCAGAGCCCACTCCGAGCATTGTGCCTCGTCCGGAGCACAGCATTTCGCGTGCGAATATCAGCGCGAACGCGGTCAGGGTGCTCAATCGCTTGAAGCAGAGCGGCTATCAGGCCTATCTGGTCGGCGGTGGCGTGCGCGACTTGCTGCTTGGCCATGAGCCAAAGGATTTCGACGTCGCCACGGACGCGCGGCCCGAGGATGTGCGGCGGGTGTTTCGCAACTGCCGGCTAATCGGGCGGCGATTTCGCCTGGCGCATGTTTTCTTTGGCGCGGAGATCGTTGAGGTCGCGACATTTCGGGCGGCAAATGTCGACCTTGGCGACGAGGACGCGCGCCAGATCGAAAACGGCATGATCCTGCGCGACAATGTGTTTGGCTCCATCGCCGAGGATGCCTTGCGACGGGATTTCACCGTCAATGCGCTCTACTACAATATCGCCGATTTCTCGCTCGTCGATTATGTCGGGGGGCTTGCGGACATCGCCGATGGGCGGTTGCGGCTGATTGGCGATGATCCGATCGCCCGCTATCGCGAAGACCCGGTGCGCATGCTGCGCGCGGTGCGCTTTGCCTGCAAGCTCGGCTTTGTGATCGAGCCACAATGCGAGGCACCCTTGGTTGAGTTGGCGCCACTGTTGCGGGATGTTCCACCGGCGCGCTTGTTTGAAGAGATTCTCAAGTTGTTCCAGGCGGGCTTTGCACTGCCGGCCTTCGAGAAGCTGCGCCACTATGGGCTCTTTGCCGAACTCTTCCCCGAGACCGAGGATTGCCTGGCGATGGAAGAGGAGGACTTTCCCATCACCTTCGTGAACCGGGGCCTGGATAACACCGATCGCCGTGTTCAGGAGGGCAAGCCGATCGCGCCATTCTTTCTTTTTGCCGTGCTTTTGTGGGAACCGGTGCGGCGTCAGTACTTGCAATTGCTCGAGGCGGGACATGGCTGGTCGGAGGCCATGACCCTGGCCTCGGGTATGATCGCCGGACGTCAGCAGGGCTCCGTGGCGATTCCCAAGCGCTTCGGTCTGCCAATGCGTGAGATCTGGGCGTTGCAGCCGGCGCTTGAACGCCGCCAGGGTAAACGGCCCTTGGCGTTAATTGGCCATCCGCGGTTCCGCGCCGCCTATGATTTTCTGCTGCTACGGGCTGAGTCCGGCGAGGTCGACCCGGAACTCGCTGCCTGGTGGACGCAGTTCCAGGGGGTGAACCCGTCAGAGCGCGCGGCCATGACGGCGGAGCGCAAGTCCGGGCGCGGCAGCCGGCGCAGACGTCGACGCAAGGCACCAGCCGGTCAGCCCGCGACCGATCCCTCGGATCAGGCGGCGCCTCCGGCCTGA
- a CDS encoding glutamate decarboxylase gives MVTKKIEAIDPENVDALLTPAYARRGLTREVPKFRLPEHEMAPSTAYDLIHDELMLDGNARLNLATFVTTWMEPEAERLMAETFDKNMIDKDEYPRTAAIEERCINIVSDLFNAPEQGVGASAIGSSEAVMLAGMALKWRWRERRRAQGKPSDKPNLVLGANVQVVWEKFCRYWEVEPRYIPMEPGRYVIQPEEVIERIDENTIGAVAILGTTFTGEYEPIEAIHDALVAHNAKTGWEVPLHVDAASGGFVAPFLQPELQWDFRLPLVKSINVSGHKFGLVYPGVGWVVWRSHVDLPEDLVFRVNYLGGDMPTFTLNFSRPGNQVVGQYYNFLRLGRAGYTAVMRALRDTAMYVSAGVAALGPFELVSNGSNLPVFAFKLKDSVTAYSVFDISRKLRENGWQVPAYTMPEHAEQVAVLRIVVREGFSRDMAEMLLADMVEAVNYFDAQSHNQPSDPQPQFAH, from the coding sequence ATGGTCACAAAAAAGATCGAAGCGATAGACCCAGAAAACGTCGATGCCCTGCTAACGCCGGCTTATGCCAGGCGCGGTCTGACGCGGGAGGTACCCAAGTTTAGGCTGCCAGAGCACGAAATGGCGCCAAGCACGGCCTATGACCTTATCCACGACGAACTCATGCTCGATGGCAATGCCCGGCTCAATCTGGCCACCTTCGTGACCACCTGGATGGAACCCGAGGCCGAGCGACTGATGGCCGAGACCTTCGACAAGAACATGATCGACAAGGACGAGTATCCGCGCACCGCCGCCATCGAGGAGCGCTGTATCAATATCGTCTCGGATTTGTTTAACGCACCGGAGCAGGGCGTCGGCGCCTCGGCCATCGGCTCAAGCGAAGCAGTGATGCTGGCCGGCATGGCGCTCAAGTGGCGCTGGCGCGAGCGCCGCCGCGCCCAGGGCAAACCAAGCGACAAGCCTAATCTGGTGCTCGGCGCCAATGTGCAGGTGGTGTGGGAAAAGTTCTGCCGCTACTGGGAGGTGGAGCCGCGCTACATCCCCATGGAACCGGGGCGCTACGTGATCCAGCCCGAGGAGGTCATTGAGCGCATCGACGAGAACACCATCGGCGCGGTAGCCATTCTTGGCACTACCTTTACCGGTGAATACGAACCCATAGAGGCCATCCATGATGCGCTGGTGGCACACAATGCCAAGACCGGCTGGGAAGTGCCCCTGCATGTGGATGCCGCCAGCGGTGGTTTTGTCGCACCCTTTCTGCAACCGGAGCTGCAATGGGATTTCCGCCTGCCGTTGGTCAAATCCATTAATGTCTCGGGGCACAAATTCGGCCTGGTCTACCCTGGCGTGGGCTGGGTGGTCTGGCGCAGCCATGTTGATCTGCCCGAGGATCTGGTTTTTCGCGTGAATTATCTGGGTGGCGACATGCCGACCTTCACGCTGAATTTCTCGCGTCCGGGCAATCAAGTGGTGGGGCAGTATTACAACTTTCTGCGCCTAGGCCGGGCTGGTTATACCGCGGTCATGCGGGCGCTGCGCGACACGGCCATGTACGTCTCAGCCGGCGTCGCCGCGCTCGGCCCCTTCGAGCTGGTCAGCAATGGCAGTAATTTGCCGGTGTTCGCCTTCAAGTTAAAAGACAGCGTGACTGCTTATAGTGTCTTCGACATCTCGCGCAAATTGCGGGAAAACGGCTGGCAAGTGCCAGCCTACACCATGCCTGAGCACGCCGAGCAGGTGGCGGTGCTGCGCATTGTGGTGCGGGAGGGATTCAGCCGGGACATGGCCGAGATGCTGCTGGCCGATATGGTCGAAGCCGTGAATTATTTCGATGCCCAAAGTCACAATCAACCGAGCGATCCGCAGCCGCAATTCGCGCACTAA
- a CDS encoding PAS domain S-box protein, translated as MVIAASSSRLSTDYRAQFEHSRQIYQHLLKVLESTTDAFFEVNSEFRLLYINRTGLQAAGFSSSSEVVGRSLWDVFPEAVGTRFQNECLRALNEHIPVEFEAYYAPHQHWYEVHAYPSERSLCVYFRIINERKAAKEQLLASEGRFRSLFEQAGDAILIADEQGRYTDANPAACAMLGYTREELLQMSVAELAVPTETWTLTAQWNDFTTQGAQSGEFRLRRKDGSLIMTEYCAVANVVPGQHMSVLRDISARKKAEQRLLEDTRHALAASSAKSAFLANMSHEIRTPLNGVVGMLSLLESTQLTPEQADYVQQARQSSERLTRLLSDILDLSRVEAGHLVLSHENFDFCDCMRSLEQLFAPAARQKGIGFCIDLDPEIPRRVMGDPIRVHQIIGNLIGNAIKFTHHGRVSLTVRWLGHGRGQDALVFFSVRDTGSGIPAEQLDHLFEPFAQVENVFTRTHDGVGLGLSIVRSLLKLMRGSLCIGSEPGKGTEFTLSIPFGSVADAACEPPPGIMAATDLLQGLDVLVADDEPVNRLVAKRLLEKSGSRVHAVSDGFQALDALRDQRYDLLLLDLRMPGLDGISTATAIREGQAGKQNRTLPIIALTAHAMTGDRERFLAAGMDAYAPKPIDLAQLREAIGLALVCRNKEKGTQQLGQ; from the coding sequence ATGGTGATAGCTGCGAGTTCCAGCCGCTTATCCACGGACTATCGCGCGCAGTTCGAGCACTCGCGGCAAATCTATCAGCACTTGCTGAAGGTGCTGGAAAGCACCACCGACGCTTTTTTCGAGGTCAATTCCGAGTTTCGCCTGCTGTATATCAACCGCACTGGCCTGCAGGCGGCGGGATTCTCCAGCAGCAGCGAAGTTGTCGGGCGCAGCCTGTGGGATGTATTCCCTGAAGCCGTCGGGACGCGTTTTCAAAATGAATGCTTACGCGCACTAAATGAGCATATTCCTGTTGAATTCGAGGCCTATTACGCGCCCCATCAGCATTGGTACGAGGTGCACGCCTACCCATCCGAGCGCTCATTGTGCGTTTATTTTCGTATCATCAACGAACGCAAGGCAGCCAAGGAACAATTGCTGGCAAGCGAAGGTCGTTTTCGCTCCTTGTTCGAGCAGGCCGGCGACGCGATTCTGATCGCCGATGAGCAAGGGCGTTATACCGACGCCAATCCTGCCGCCTGCGCAATGCTTGGCTATACGCGCGAGGAACTGCTGCAAATGAGCGTTGCCGAGTTGGCTGTCCCAACCGAAACCTGGACACTGACCGCGCAGTGGAACGACTTTACCACTCAAGGAGCCCAGTCCGGCGAATTTAGGCTGAGACGCAAGGACGGTTCGCTGATCATGACGGAGTATTGCGCGGTCGCGAACGTGGTACCCGGTCAGCATATGTCGGTATTACGCGACATCTCGGCACGTAAGAAGGCCGAGCAGCGTCTACTCGAAGACACGCGGCACGCGCTCGCGGCCAGCTCGGCCAAGAGCGCCTTTCTGGCCAATATGAGCCATGAAATTCGCACGCCGCTCAACGGAGTGGTCGGGATGCTGTCGCTGCTCGAGTCGACCCAGCTTACCCCGGAGCAGGCCGACTATGTCCAGCAAGCACGGCAGTCCTCGGAGCGTTTGACCCGCTTGCTGTCGGACATTCTTGATCTGTCGCGAGTCGAGGCCGGTCACCTGGTGCTAAGCCATGAAAACTTTGATTTTTGCGACTGCATGCGCTCGCTCGAACAGCTCTTTGCGCCAGCGGCGCGTCAGAAAGGCATTGGGTTCTGCATCGACCTTGATCCCGAGATTCCACGCCGGGTCATGGGCGATCCGATCCGGGTACATCAGATCATCGGCAACCTGATCGGCAACGCGATCAAGTTCACGCACCACGGACGGGTCTCCCTGACGGTCCGCTGGCTTGGACATGGCCGCGGTCAGGACGCCTTGGTGTTCTTCAGCGTCCGCGACACCGGCAGCGGTATTCCCGCGGAGCAACTAGATCATTTGTTCGAACCTTTTGCGCAAGTCGAGAACGTCTTCACTCGCACCCATGATGGAGTCGGCCTAGGCCTGTCGATCGTGCGCAGTCTACTCAAACTGATGCGCGGCTCCCTGTGCATCGGCAGCGAGCCCGGCAAAGGAACGGAATTTACCCTGTCCATCCCCTTCGGCAGTGTCGCCGACGCCGCTTGCGAACCTCCGCCAGGCATCATGGCAGCGACGGATTTGCTCCAGGGTCTCGATGTCCTGGTCGCCGATGACGAGCCGGTCAACCGCCTGGTGGCAAAGCGCCTGCTCGAGAAATCAGGCAGTCGCGTCCATGCGGTCAGCGACGGCTTTCAGGCACTGGATGCCCTGCGGGACCAGCGCTACGACCTGCTGCTGCTCGACCTGCGTATGCCTGGCCTGGACGGCATCAGCACAGCCACTGCGATCCGTGAAGGTCAGGCGGGCAAGCAGAACCGTACCCTGCCAATTATCGCCTTAACCGCCCATGCCATGACCGGCGACCGCGAGCGCTTCCTTGCTGCCGGCATGGATGCCTACGCACCCAAGCCCATCGACCTCGCCCAACTGCGCGAGGCCATAGGATTGGCGCTAGTGTGTCGCAATAAGGAAAAAGGAACACAACAGCTGGGTCAATGA
- the alr gene encoding alanine racemase: MSRPLQARIDLAAIQHNFRLARAYADSARVLAVIKANAYGHGAAPVARALATEANAFGVACAEEALELRDSGIRAPILLLEGPFAAAELDLIDQARLMTVVHDARQLDWVLQARPRHPLCVWLKIDTGMHRLGMTGEEGRAAHARLAACPQVGELVLMTHFARADEADTAPTDHQMADFARLLASIPAGTPPARSLANSAAILTRPDTHADWIRPGIMLYGLDPLEHPHPRAAALRPAMSLTSQLTAVRDLGPGEAIGYGGRFVCQRPTRVGVVAGGYADGYPRHAPDGTPVAVNGQLTCLIGRVSMDMLTVDLSNQPQARPGDPVELWGTQISANAVAAASGTISYELLTGLSRRVPLRYQPSDVANAD; the protein is encoded by the coding sequence ATGTCACGCCCGCTTCAAGCCCGCATCGATCTCGCGGCAATTCAGCACAATTTTCGTCTTGCCCGAGCCTACGCTGACAGCGCGCGAGTGCTGGCCGTTATCAAGGCCAATGCTTATGGCCATGGCGCAGCGCCGGTTGCCCGTGCGCTGGCCACAGAGGCCAATGCCTTTGGCGTGGCCTGCGCCGAAGAGGCACTAGAATTGCGCGACTCCGGCATTCGCGCCCCCATTCTGCTGCTTGAAGGCCCCTTCGCGGCGGCCGAGCTGGACCTGATCGACCAGGCACGGCTGATGACTGTGGTGCATGACGCGCGCCAGCTCGACTGGGTATTGCAGGCGCGACCGCGACACCCCCTTTGTGTCTGGTTAAAGATCGACACCGGCATGCACCGACTCGGCATGACAGGCGAGGAGGGCCGCGCGGCCCATGCGCGGCTCGCCGCCTGCCCCCAGGTCGGCGAGCTGGTGCTGATGACACATTTTGCCCGTGCCGACGAGGCCGATACGGCACCAACGGATCATCAGATGGCTGATTTCGCCAGACTCTTGGCGAGCATCCCAGCCGGCACCCCACCAGCCCGCAGCCTGGCCAATTCGGCGGCCATTCTGACCCGACCGGATACTCACGCCGATTGGATACGCCCAGGCATCATGCTCTACGGGCTCGATCCGCTCGAGCATCCGCATCCGCGCGCCGCCGCCCTGCGCCCGGCCATGTCTTTAACGTCCCAACTCACGGCGGTGCGCGACCTCGGCCCGGGAGAGGCCATTGGCTATGGCGGGCGCTTTGTCTGCCAGCGCCCGACCCGCGTCGGGGTGGTGGCTGGCGGCTATGCCGACGGCTATCCACGTCATGCACCAGATGGCACGCCAGTGGCCGTCAATGGCCAACTCACATGCCTGATCGGGCGCGTCTCCATGGACATGCTGACGGTCGATCTGAGTAACCAGCCGCAAGCTCGACCCGGCGACCCGGTCGAACTATGGGGCACTCAGATCAGCGCCAATGCCGTGGCCGCGGCCAGCGGCACCATCAGCTATGAGCTGCTAACCGGCTTGTCGCGCCGGGTGCCGCTGCGCTACCAGCCGTCCGATGTGGCGAACGCGGACTAA